A region of the Candidatus Kuenenbacteria bacterium genome:
TTGCCGGAATGAGCCCCGGGGCGCAAGAGCTAATAGCTAAAATAAAAGAAGAACATCCGGGAGAAAGAGTCTCTATTTTTCTGACAAGCGAGGAGAGTATAGATGCCGTCCTGAGGCTTTATGCCTCAATCCCAAAAAAGGTGGAGAGGATAGATGATATAAAAGTTTTGGAAGGAGAAATTTCTCAATCAAGCCAAGAGATTGGTGATATAAAAGAAATACAGGAAAAGATTAACGGGGCTTCTACTACAGAGGCCATGGGCGTTATAATAATGGCGGCCGCCAGGATTGAAGCGAGTGATATTCATATAGAGGCAGAGGAGAATGATGTAAAAGTGAGATTTAGAATAGATGGCGTCTTGCACGACGTAGCGGTTTTGGCCAAAGAGAAATGGAATCATTTGGTGGCCAGAATAAAATTAAATGCTGGGCTGAAAATCAATATACAAGACAGGCCACAGGATGGAAATTTTAATTTATTAATATTGGATAAGCCAATTGATTTTAGAGTCTCTACTTTGCCGACAAATTACGGAGAGAGCGTGGCGATGAGAATTTTATATCATGACAAGATAAAGAAGATGAGCCTTGACAATTTGGGTTTGGATGAGTATAACCGGGCTATTTTAGAAAAAGAAATAATCAAACCAAATGGGCTTTTGGTGATAACTGGACCGACGGGATCTGGTAAGACGACAACATTGTATTCTATTTTGAATAAATTAAATTCTTCGGATAATAAAATAATCACAGTGGAAGACCCAATAGAGTATAAACTTGAGGGGATTAATCAGTCGGAGGTCAGAGAAGATAAAGGTTATACTTTTGCCAAGGCTTTGCGGTCACTGGTGCGCCAGGATCCGGATGTTATTCTGGTGGGTGAAATCAGGGACGAGGAAACCGTGGACATAGTTTTAAATGCTGCTCTGACCGGGCACTTGGTGCTGTCTACTATTCATACCAATAGTGCGGCCGGGACAATCCCTAGATTTATGGCTCTTGGAGCAAAACCATATCTGCTTTCTCCGGCGATAAATGTAGCGATATCACAAAGATTGGTGCGCCGGGTCTGCCAGGCGTGCAAGGAGACAGAGGCTCTTGATGAACTGAAGAAAGAAAGATTGCAACAGGAGGTGGCCATTTTACCCGATAAATATAGGAGTATTATTAGTCCGGAAAATTTTGATAAAATAACTTTTTATAAGGGTAAGGGGTGCAAGGAGTGCTCTGGTCTTGGCTATAAGGGGCAGATAGCTATTTTTGAGATCTTAAGGATAAATGATGAGATAAAAAATATGGTTTTGGCTGGAGAAATATCAGAACAGCAGATAAAACAGGTGGCCGCAAAAGATGGAATGGTATCTTTGGCTCAAGATGGTATTTTAAAAGCGGTCAGGGGGGTTACCAGTCTGGAAGAGGTGTTTAGGGTGGCCTAAAAATAGAGAAAGAATTTTAAAACCCCGATATTGAATCGGGGTTTTGATAATTGTATTTTTATAGATAACTAAGGGGATTTCCTCTGGATCCATTGATAATAATTTCTAGATGGATGTGTGGCCCGGTTGACCAACCCGTAGAACCGACTTCGCCCAAGACTTCGCCCTGGCTGACTTGGTCGCCTACTTTGACATAAAGCTTTCTAGAGTGGGCATACAGACTTTTGACTCCGTTGCCGTGATTGACGACGATATTGTAGCCGTAACCGGTAGACCAGCCAGCCCTCTCTACCCGCCCTCCT
Encoded here:
- a CDS encoding type II/IV secretion system protein; translated protein: MVDSNQIQKKLNDLLAGIDDGDEDVFLVESAKQEQQTPQTAPMVPVEPKIKTEQEASGVLEEKAQSIFLSEEKPPEPESGVEEKKEETKDTTPPEERLLLDNKDGAEGAAGDFLEGKGVLIKEKQDIPFVQKEEIAIEERPSGFTIKNNGFLGKQAELNDKIRAMESDRREDQIKMKAMNLGFGYINLRGLPIMAEFLKLVEEDEAKEARLVCFFYKRGEGLRLAIAGMSPGAQELIAKIKEEHPGERVSIFLTSEESIDAVLRLYASIPKKVERIDDIKVLEGEISQSSQEIGDIKEIQEKINGASTTEAMGVIIMAAARIEASDIHIEAEENDVKVRFRIDGVLHDVAVLAKEKWNHLVARIKLNAGLKINIQDRPQDGNFNLLILDKPIDFRVSTLPTNYGESVAMRILYHDKIKKMSLDNLGLDEYNRAILEKEIIKPNGLLVITGPTGSGKTTTLYSILNKLNSSDNKIITVEDPIEYKLEGINQSEVREDKGYTFAKALRSLVRQDPDVILVGEIRDEETVDIVLNAALTGHLVLSTIHTNSAAGTIPRFMALGAKPYLLSPAINVAISQRLVRRVCQACKETEALDELKKERLQQEVAILPDKYRSIISPENFDKITFYKGKGCKECSGLGYKGQIAIFEILRINDEIKNMVLAGEISEQQIKQVAAKDGMVSLAQDGILKAVRGVTSLEEVFRVA